The proteins below come from a single Denticeps clupeoides chromosome 15, fDenClu1.1, whole genome shotgun sequence genomic window:
- the pnpla8 gene encoding calcium-independent phospholipase A2-gamma, whose amino-acid sequence MLNEISDNFGVAKGNALDHSSAGLTTLTGHKSRKVQERPGRKAWAFRPRRLWHKLNLCAGEFFPSSPTRRHSSQRMSRIRSTLDTVSKAVSGTVNIDLFSKVARIKPNAAHVGKAVAVNVAEAEVSALVAMDTPELRNKEERAEQGQLVHGRAQPPANLTTHTGHTSSAVAIQMLQRFQPAAFSTNMDETYAHLYQHVNTYFGSDTSTNDKQPQKLGGGPEDSGLDPSQVPCRGIMEPMPVMVPVSEKTPTDSSPVPPALDQGGPATDTNQSSPSSTTEGEGTPSPSKKGISQYLYYPKPSVQAFVGNYIAPLVPKFRSDPQKAAAAEKEKASGSEPVASKGGESSEESKEQKAAEDKAQRLLSQREKIIARVSVDNRTRALVQALQRVTDVKITVSRVEDLSFHLLEFPETRGVAVKERVVPCLLRLRQASDPALQSAVRQALALVGYTDPVKGRGIRVLSIDGGGTRGLVALQTLHKLEKLTGKPIYELFDYICGVSTGSILAFMLGVFQIPLAECEEMYRKLGSDVFKQNLIVGTVKMGWSHAYYDSETWENILKERMGAQLMIETAKNHKCPKVAAVSTIVNRGLPLKAYVFRNYNFLPGVRSHYLGGCQHKLWQAIRASSAAPGFFQEFVLGSDLHQDGGLLINNPTALAIHECKNLWPNTPIQCVVSLGTGRYESASRNTATYTSLKAKLTNVISSATDTEEVHIMLDALLPPDTYFRFNPYMSEDVPLDEVRREKLNFLQEEGLHYLERNEAKLKKAACVLTQEKRAIQRLAEWAQLKADMYDGLPFFSKL is encoded by the exons ATGTTGAATGAAATCAGTGACAATTTTGGAGTTGCCAAAG GCAATGCATTAGACCACTCCTCAGCGGGCTTGACTACCTTAACTGGACACAAATCCAGAAAAGTGCAGGAAAGGCCTGGCCGTAAAGCATGGGCGTTCAGGCCTAGGCGACTCTGGCACAAACTCAACCTGTGTGCAGGAGAGTTTTTTCCCAGCAGCCCCACGCGTCGTCACTCAAGCCAACGCATGTCGCGCATTCGTAGCACGCTGGACACCGTCTCCAAAGCAGTCAGTGGGACGGTGAACATCGACCTCTTCTCCAAGGTGGCGCGAATCAAACCCAATGCTGCCCACGTGGGCAAAGCCGTAGCGGTCAACGTGGCTGAGGCTGAGGTTTCTGCGCTTGTAGCCATGGATACACCTGAGCTGAGGAACAAAGAGGAACGTGCAGAGCAGGGACAACTGGTCCATGGCAGAGCGCAACCTCCAGCGAATTTAACTACCCACACTGGTCACACGTCCTCCGCCGTGGCCATACAGATGTTGCAGCGTTTCCAGCCTGCAGCCTTCTCCACCAACATGGACGAGACCTACGCTCATCTCTACCAGCATGTCAACACCTACTTTGGCAGTGACACGTCTACTAATGACAAGCAGCCCCAGAAACTCGGTGGGGGTCCAGAGGATTCAGGACTTGATCCCAGTCAGGTTCCTTGTAGAGGTATAATGGAACCCATGCCGGTCATGGTGCCCGTCTCTGAGAAAACACCTACAGATTCCTCACCTGTTCCACCTGCCCTGGACCAGGGTGGCCCAGCTACTGACACCAATCAGTCCTCACCTTCCTCAACCACTGAGGGTGAAGGGACCCCGAGCCCTTCCAAGAAGGGCATCAGCCAGTACCTCTATTACCCCAAACCCAGTGTGCAGGCGTTTGTGGGAAACTACATCGCTCCGCTTGTCCCAAAATTTCGGAGTGATCCCCAGAAAGCTGCTGCTGCGGAAAAGGAGAAGGCCTCGGGTTCCGAGCCGGTTGCATCAAAGGGAGGAGAAAGCTCAGAGGAGAGCAAAGAGCAGAAAGCAGCTGAGGACAAGGCCCAGAGACTGCTGTCTCAAAGAGAGAAG attaTTGCCCGAGTAAGTGTGGACAACAGGACCAGAGCTCTTGTGCAGGCCCTGCAGAGAGTTACCGATGTGAAAATCACTGTTAGCCGAGTGGAGGACCTCAGTTTCCACCTACTAGAGTTCCCGGAGACCAGAGGGGTGGCGGTCAAG GAAAGGGTGGTCCCATGTCTACTGCGTCTCAGACAGGCAAGCGATCCTGCCCTCCAGAGTGCTGTGAGGCAGGCTCTGGCCCTGGTGGGTTATACTGACCCCGTCAAAGGCCGCGGAATCAGGGTGCTGTCTATCGACGGCGGAGGAACCAG AGGACTGGTTGCATTGCAGACTCTGCACAAGCTGGAGAAGCTGACCGGGAAACCAATCTATGAGCTGTTTGACTACATATGTGGGGTCAGCACCG GATCCATATTGGCCTTCATGCTGGGGGTGTTTCAGATTCCGCTGGCTGAGTGTGAGGAGATGTACAGGAAGCTGGGCTCAGACGTCTTCAAACAGAACCTCATCGTGGGCACAGTGAAGATGGGATGGAGCCACGCATACTATGACAGCGAGACCTGGGAGAACATCCTAAA AGAAAGAATGGGGGCTCAGCTTATGATTGAAACGGCAAAGAATCATAAATGTCCTAAG GTGGCAGCAGTTAGCACTATAGTTAACAGAGGCCTACCATTGAAGGCGTACGTCTTCAGGAACTACAACTTCTTGCCGGGGGTCAGGTCTCATTATCTTGGGGGTTGTCAGCACAAACTATGGCAAGCAATCAGAGCCTCTTCAGCCGCCCCGGGCTTTTTCCAGGAGTTCGTGCTGGGCAGCGACCTCCACCAG gaTGGAGGTCTCCTCATAAACAACCCCACAGCTCTGGCCATCCACGAATGCAAGAACCTGTGGCCCAACACGCCCATTCAGTGTGTGGTGTCTTTAGGCACCGGTCGCTATGAATCTGCCAGCAGGAACACCGCCACCTACACCAGCCTGAAAGCCAAGCTAACTAACGTCATAAGCAGTGCCACAGACACAGAAG AGGTCCACATCATGCTGGATGCCCTGCTCCCACCTGACACCTACTTCCGCTTCAACCCCTACATGAGCGAGGATGTCCCTCTGGACGAGGTCCGGCGGGAAAAGCTCAACTTCCTACAGGAGGAGGGGCTGCACTATTTAGAACGGAACGAGGCGAAGCTGAAGAAAGCGGCCTGCGTGCTGACCCAGGAAAAACGGGCCATCCAGAGACTGGCAGAGTGGGCGCAGCTGAAGGCCGACATGTACGACGGCCTGCCTTTTTTCTCCAAGCTCTAA
- the akap14 gene encoding A-kinase anchor protein 14, translating to MGDRSCTPNLAETASDSPRGVETSDPGQIGNINWVACKDFTVETGKKQIEEYIRTWGVGPEWRVSLDFLRETELDFHTQYQYRTQWSVPTPRGPIPRATASVYFLVLVSKTKPRTLPVEVYFSAESHHLQLRPGRIRFREKWLRDIVDSKTFLQTSVHF from the coding sequence ATGGGGGACCGATCTTGTACCCCGAACCTCGCCGAAACGGCATCCGATTCTCCTCGAGGGGTGGAAACCTCCGATCCCGGTCAAATCGGGAACATTAACTGGGTAGCATGCAAGGATTTTACCGTCGAAACGGGAAAGAAGCAAATAGAGGAGTACATCCGCACGTGGGGGGTGGGTCCCGAGTGGCGCGTCAGTTTGGACTTTCTCCGGGAGACTGAGCTGGACTTCCACACGCAGTACCAGTACAGAACCCAGTGGAGCGTACCGACCCCACGCGGCCCGATCCCCCGCGCCACGGCCAGCGTCTACTTCCTCGTCCTGGTCTCCAAAACGAAGCCTCGGACGCTGCCGGTGGAGGTCTACTTCTCGGCCGAGTCCCACCACCTCCAGCTCCGCCCGGGGCGGATCCGCTTCAGGGAGAAGTGGCTGCGGGACATTGTCGACAGCAAGACGTTCCTCCAGACGTCGGTTCACTTCTGA